A region of Salvia splendens isolate huo1 chromosome 17, SspV2, whole genome shotgun sequence DNA encodes the following proteins:
- the LOC121774399 gene encoding pectinesterase-like, which translates to MPVEESKRKLAVAGLTAILLVAAVIAVAVGSSKDGIDIATSGGDAETGRSGHGIGASTKAVQAICSPTAYKETCEESLADANTTDTRQLIERAINVTVANVEEALESSTLLQEAARDPATKDAFRVCEDVLHRASGDLRRTVGKMAEFDYMKTDAFVADLRTWLSAVVTNQETCVDAFENTTGDTSEKMKKLLETATELASNGLAMVTELATVISSFNLGSLGDMFGGSRRLLTAAEEEKRRLAQEIDTLAPDILVAQDGTGQFETITEAVAAVKNDSENSTVIHVKAGVYNEYVSIPKGKNKVVIIGDGPETTKVTGNKSIAGGVPTFYTATLDVNSEDFIAKDIGFENTAGVDGYQALALRVSGDRAIFYNVKVDGYQNSLCADVYRQFYSNCTITGTTDFVFGDALALFQNCTFVARTPGANRESVVFAQGRNDSNSNSVFVIQNGRITAEPALLEVQPPDRSYLGHPWKPYSRTVIMHTEIDNFINPVGWSTWIGKLGLNTCYYGEYENTGPGSETKNRVTWRGIRKITSEIAKTWTGSVIYVDDGWIKKSGVQYEPNLKEI; encoded by the exons atgccaGTGGAGGAATCTAAGAGAAAGCTGGCCGTTGCGGGGCTAACCGCCATCCTCTTAGTGGCGGCAGTGATCGCGGTGGCGGTGGGGTCCTCTAAGGACGGCATAGACATAGCCACGAGTGGAGGCGACGCTGAAACCGGGCGCAGCGGCCATGGCATTGGCGCTTCGACCAAGGCCGTGCAGGCCATCTGCTCCCCGACGGCCTACAAAGAGACGTGCGAGGAGAGCCTCGCGGACGCCAACACCACGGACACACGCCAGCTCATCGAGAGGGCCATCAACGTGACCGTGGCCAATGTCGAGGAGGCTCTCGAGAGCTCCACGCTGCTCCAGGAGGCCGCGAGGGATCCCGCGACCAAGGATGCTTTCAGAGTTTGTGAGGACGTTTTACATAGAGCCTCGGGGGACCTGAGGCGAACGGTCGGGAAGATGGCGGAGTTCGACTACATGAAGACGGACGCATTCGTGGCCGACCTCCGGACGTGGCTGAGCGCGGTTGTGACGAACCAGGAGACGTGCGTGGACGCGTTCGAGAATACGACCGGAGACACTAGTGAAAAGATGAAGAAGCTTCTGGAGACGGCGACAGAGCTGGCGAGCAATGGCCTGGCGATGGTGACGGAGCTCGCCACGGTGATCAGCTCGTTCAACCTTGGCAGCCTCGGTGACATGTTCGGCGGTAGCAGGAGGCTTCtgacggcggcggaggaggagaagaggaGGCTGGCTCAGGAGATTGACACGCTGGCGCCGGATATTTTGGTGGCGCAGGACGGGACCGGCCAGTTTGAGACCATCACGGAGGCTGTCGCGGCGGTGAAGAACGACTCTGAGAATTCCACTGTGATCCATGTCAAGGCCGGCGTCTATAATGAGTATGTGTCGATTCCAAAGGGGAAGAACAAAGTTGTGATCATCGGAGATGGACCTGAAACGACTAAAGTTACCGGAAATAAAAGCATTGCCGGTGGTGTTCCGACCTTCTACACCGCTACACTAG ATGTAAACTCAGAAGATTTCAtagccaaggacattggatttgAAAATACGGCCGGCGTCGATGGATATCAAGCTTTGGCACTGCGCGTCTCCGGCGATAGGGCAATATTTTACAACGTTAAGGTTGATGGGTATCAAAACAGTCTTTGTGCCGACGTATACCGCCAATTCTATAGCAACTGCACCATCACCGGCACCACCGACTTCGTCTTTGGAGACGCACTCGCCCTTTTCCAAAATTGCACGTTCGTAGCCCGTACGCCCGGTGCGAACCGAGAATCTGTGGTTTTTGCACAAGGCCGCAACGACTCCAACAGCAACAGCGTTTTCGTCATCCAAAACGGACGCATAACGGCCGAACCGGCGCTTCTGGAAGTGCAACCGCCGGATCGGTCGTACCTTGGCCACCCGTGGAAACCGTACTCACGGACCGTCATCATGCACACGGAAATTGACAATTTCATCAACCCGGTCGGGTGGTCGACATGGATCGGGAAGCTCGGCCTTAACACGTGTTACTATGGCGAGTACGAGAACACGGGACCCGGTTCCGAGACAAAGAACCGCGTTACGTGGCGGGGTATACGGAAAATCACATCGGAAATAGCGAAGACTTGGACCGGGTCGGTAATATACGTCGATGATGGGTGGATTAAAAAATCTGGAGTTCAATACGAACCTAACTTAAAGGAGATTTAA